AGCTATAGCAGCAGCAGTTGGAATAATAGTTGGAAATTTATTTAAACTGGGAGTGGGACAAGAAGTAGCTAATCAAGCTACAGAACAATTAAGAGAAGTAACACCTGTAGTAGATACTTTAAGAGGGTTACTACCATCAAACCCAGTAGATGCTATGGCACAAGCAAATGTAGTAGCTATAGTTATATTTGCAGGATTTATAGGTATAGCAATAAAAAGATTGAGTAAAAAGCACGCAGATACAATTAAACCTTTTGTAGACTTAATTGAAGCGTTTTATAAGATAATAATAAGTATATCGATAACTGTTATAAAGTTAATGCCATATGCTGTAGTTGCATTAATGGCAAGTTCTATAATTGATAGAGGGATATCTTCTATAGTAGGTGTTATAGATTTCATATTAGCTTTATATGTGAGTGTTGCAATAATGTTTATAGTACACTTAATAATAATATCGATTAATGGGGTTAATCCTATTAAATACTTAAAAAATGCATCTAAACCTCTTATATTAGCATTTACTTCAAGATCTAGTTTAGGAACATTACCAGTTACTATAGAAACATTAAATGATAATTTAAAAGTAGATCAAGGTATATCTAGCTTTGTTGGAAGTTTAGGCGCTAATATGGGTATGAATGGTTGTGCAGGAATATACCCAGCATTAATGGCTGTGACTGTAGCCAATATGTCAGGAACAACTATGAACTTTAGTTTCTATGTAATGTTATTAATAGTAATAACAATAAGTTCTTTAGGAATAGCAGGAATTCCTGGTACGGCAACTATGTCTGTATCTGTTGTTATATCAGGTATGGGACTAGGAGCATACTTCCCATTATTAGGTGGAATAATTGCTATAGATCCAATATTAGATATGGGACGTACAATGCTTAATGTAAATGGAGCAATGGCATCAACTATAGCAGTTGCAAATAGTTTTGATGAGATAGATAAAAATTCTATAGAATAGAATAAATATAAAAAATAGACTAAGATAACTATCTTAGTCTATTTTTTATGCACTTAGTAGAAATAAATAAAATTATAAGCCCGACTATAGCTGTAGATATTGAAATTATTATATGAAGATCTACAGAATATTTAAATACATAGGAACATGCATTATCTAAAGCATGAAATAGTATACATAGCCAAATGCTATTTGTTTCCATATATATAAATGTTAGAACAAATGATGATGCTAAGCAGCTCAATGCAAAAGGTAAAAAGTTTAGATGTTGTTGAGGAGACCCAACAACAAACCAAAGTGGTAAATGCCAGCAAGACCAAATTAATCCTATTAATAAAGAACTTTTCAAAGGTGAATACTTGGACAATAACTTAGGGAGTAAAAAACCTCTCCAACCTATTTCTTCAAGTCCGCCACCGAAAATCATAAATGGTGCAATCCATGTTAAAAAAATTAATGGATAAGTTAATAAAATATATTTATCTCTAAAAAAGCATACAACTATAAATGGTGTTGTCCATAAAATTAAAATAGTAATTAAAACATAAAGGTATTCCTTGAAACTTCTTTTCATATCTATACAACTTTTTAAAAATCTACTAAAATCATTTTTTGAGTAGAATTTGTGAACAGTAAGTATACCTGCTATAGCTGGGGAGTATCCAGATAAAGCATAAAAAATCATAAAAATAGGAGAACCGTATGTTAATACTCCTAATTGAGTAAGTGGAATTGTAACTCCAAATCCCATTATGCAGGTTATAAATATTATGAAAAAAAAGTATTTAACTTCATTAGACATATGAACATATACCCCCAATCTAAGTAAAACTCAAATATATTAAAATATATTTGAATAATAATAATATATACCTATTTGACTAAGGTTAAACATAATTAATTAAGCTGGAAAAACAAAATAATGATTTATAAGAGTTAATAAAATTGAAAAAACAAATATTATAACTATTATAATCATATGTCTTTTTTTATTCATTACAACAAGTGCTATATACTCTCTTATTAACGCATTAGGAAGAAAGTATATAGCAGTTTTTGATCCTAGACCATTACTTTTCAAATTAGCCATTCTTGCGTATATGCTAGCTCTAAAAACATGATAATTATTAGTTACAAATATACTTTTATAACCATTAGGCATTAAATTATCCATAATAACTTTTGAAAATTTCATATTTTGTAGCGTATTAACTGAGTTATCTTCAATAATTGTATCTTTAGATGGTATCCCTTTACTTAATGCATATTTTTGCATAGCTAGACCTTCTGGAATATCTTCATCTGGACCTTGACCTCCAGAAAAAATGATTTTAGGAGAAAAAGAAACCTTAGACTGTTCATTATAGAAAGTTATAGCTCTGTCAATTCTGCTAGCAAGTAGAGGAGGAACTTTATCGCCAAAAACTCTACTACCTAACACTATTATGAAATCTTGATCTTTCTTTGGTTTATTAAATTGAGATATTAAAGAAATCATTAAGAAATTAAAAATACTAAATAAGAAGTAAAATTCTAAAAGTAAAAAACTACCTAAAAAAACAGTTACATCTTTTGGTAAGAATTTTTCTGGATTAAAAAATGTTAAAATTAAGTGGAAAACAAGTGCTAATCCTAAAAATAGAGTTAACATATTAGATAAATTTCTACTTTCCTTTTTCATAACAATTTTAGCATTTAAAAATAAACCGAAAATAAGGGCGTAAATTCCAAATATCGAAACAATCATAAATATGATAAATAAGATTAAAAATAAAACTATTAAAATTCGGTTTCCTGTAGAAAATGCTAAGTATGTAAATGAAATAGCAAAAGATATAAGAAATATATTAAAAAATAATCCGTTAACAAGTCTTCTTCTATCCTTAAAATAAGATATTAAAAAGATAGACAATGTTATTATTGGAAACAAATAAATAAAAAACATACGTTACCTCCTAAATAAAAATGAAATATATATTAGATTCATTATATATTTTTTCAATAATTAAGTTAATAGATACGTATAAATGTAATAATAAAAGAATAGTTATATCATAAAATAAAATTTATAATGAAAATAAATTATATTTTATGATATAACTATATAACAAGAATTAAAAAAGAGAGGTACGAGTATGAATAATATAGTAGTTATATGTGAAGATATAAACTGTGGTAATAAATTACAGCAATCAGCCAAAGAATTCAACTATGACGTTAAATTTGAAATACAAAATGAAGATACAATTATAAATGAAATATCTGAAAAAGATATAAAAGATGCAAGTGCTGTTTTATTTGTAATAAATAAAGGTATAGAAGAAGTCAATGAAATCGAAAGATTCATAGATGTTGAATATTATGAAGTAGAGCCTTGTATAGCATTAGAAAATCCTAAACAAGTTATAAGTGAAATAATAGCTGATTTAAACTAAAGAATAGTAAGAAGCTTTGTGGTTAATCTCAAAGCTTTTTTATATTTATAAAAAAATAAAATTAAATTTTAAAAAAGTATTGACGATGTCAAATTAAGGTGGTATAGTATTACTTGTCCTTAAGAAACGGACGAAACACAAAAGAAAAAATGAACTTTGAAAATTAAACAGTAGGTTAATTATAAAAATTCTTTTTTTAAAGAATTAAACACAAACAACCAAGCCAGATATTCAGATAATGATTAGCTGAGCGATGGACAACTTTTTAAATTATATTTGAGAGTTTGATCCTGGCTCAGGATGAACGCTGGCGGCGTGCCTAACACATGCAAGTCGAGCGATCTCTTCGGAGAGAGCGGCGGACGGGTGAGTAACGCGTGGGTAACCTGCCCTGTACACACGGATAACATACCGAAAGGTATACTAATACGGGATAACATACGAAAGTCGCATGGCTTTTGTATCAAAGCTCCGGCGGTACAGGATGGACCCGCGTCTGATTAGCTAGTTGGTAAGGTAATGGCTTACCAAGGCAACGATCAGTAGCCGACCTGAGAGGGTGATCGGCCACACTGGAACTGAGACACGGTCCAGACTCCTACGGGAGGCAGCAGTGGGGAATATTGCACAATGGGCGAAAGCCTGATGCAGCAACGCCGCGTGAGCGATGAAGGCCTTCGGGTCGTAAAGCTCTGTCCTCAAGGAAGATAATGACGGTACTTGAGGAGGAAGCCCCGGCTAACTACGTGCCAGCAGCCGCGGTAATACGTAGGGGGCTAGCGTTATCCGGAATTACTGGGCGTAAAGGGTGCGTAGGTGGTTTTTTAAGTCAGAAGTGAAAGGCTACGGCTCAACCGTAGTAAGCTTTTGAAACTAGAGAACTTGAGTGCAGGAGAGGAGAGTAGAATTCCTAGTGTAGCGGTGAAATGCGTAGATATTAGGAGGAATACCAGTAGCGAAGGCGGCTCTCTGGACTGTAACTGACACTGAGGCACGAAAGCGTGGGGAGCAAACAGGATTAGATACCCTGGTAGTCCACGCCGTAAACGATGAGTACTAGGTGTCGGGGGTTACCCCCCTCGGTGCCGCAGCTAACGCATTAAGTACTCCGCCTGGGAAGTACGCTCGCAAGAGTGAAACTCAAAGGAATTGACGGGGACCCGCACAAGTAGCGGAGCATGTGGTTTAATTCGAAGCAACGCGAAGAACCTTACCTAAGCTTGACATCCCACTGACCTCTCCCTAATCGGAGATTTCCCTTCGGGGACAGTGGTGACAGGTGGTGCATGGTTGTCGTCAGCTCGTGTCGTGAGATGTTGGGTTAAGTCCCGCAACGAGCGCAACCCTTGCCTTTAGTTGCCAGCATTAAGTTGGGCACTCTAGAGGGACTGCCGAGGATAACTCGGAGGAAGGTGGGGATGACGTCAAATCATCATGCCCCTTATGCTTAGGGCTACACACGTGCTACAATGGGTGGTACAGAGGGTTGCCAAGCCGCGAGGTGGAGCTAATCCCTTAAAGCCATTCTCAGTTCGGATTGTAGGCTGAAACTCGCCTACATGAAGCTGGAGTTACTAGTAATCGCAGATCAGAATGCTGCGGTGAATGCGTTCCCGGGTCTTGTACACACCGCCCGTCACACCATGGAAGTTGGGGGCGCCCGAAGCCGGTTAGCTAACCTTTTAGGAAGCGGCCGTCGAAGGTGAAACCAATGACTGGGGTGAAGTCGTAACAAGGTAGCCGTATCGGAAGGTGCGGCTGGATCACCTCCTTTCTAAGGAGTAATTGCCTACTGTTTAATTTTGAGAGCTTATTGTTCTCAAAATTAGTACTTTGAGCAACGGGATATGAGCTATATTAGCGAATAGACGTTGGCGACGTACTTTAGTACTTTGAAAACTGCATAACATTTAGTGATGATTAAATAAACCAATTATAAGAGAAGAAAACTCTTTAAAAAATAACACTTTTAAGCAATGGGACATGAGTCATATTGACGAATGGACATTGGCGAAGTCATTTAATAACTGGTCAAGTTATTAAGGGCGCAGGGCGGATGCCTTGGCACTAAGAGCCGATGAAGGACGCGATAAGCTGCGATAAGCTTCGGGGAGTTGCACGTAAACTTTGATCCGAAGATTTCCGAATGAGGAAACTCACTTAGAGTAATGTCTAAGTATCATTAAGTGAATACATAGCTTAGTGAGGGGAACCCGGGGAACTGAAACATCTAAGTACCCGGAGGAAAAGAAAGAAATTCGATTCCGTAAGTAGCGGCGAGCGAACGCGGAATAGCCCAAACCAGTGAAGTTTTCTTCGCTGGGGTTGCGGACACATCATCAACAAAGAGGTATCGTAAACGAAGAGAGTTGGAAAGCTCCGCTATAAAGTGTAATAGCCACGTAGTTGAAACGAGAAGACTTTAGATGTGATCCAGAGTACCACGGGACACGTGAAACCCTGTGGGAAGCAGGAGGGACCATCCTCCAAGGCTAAATACTACTTAGTGACCGATAGCGCATAGTACCGTGAGGGAAAGGTGAAAAGAACCCCGGGAGGGGAGTGAAATAGAACCTGAAACCCTGCGCTTACAAGCTGTGGAAGCACTTTATATGTGTGACCGCGTACTTTTTGTAGAACGGGCCAACGAGTTACGATAGTAAGCTAGGTTAAGTACTTAAGGTATGGAGCCGTAGTGAAAGCGAGTCTTAAATGGGCGTTAAGTTTGCTGTCGTAGACCCGAAACCGAGCGACCTATCCATGAGCAGGATGAAGCGAAAGTAAAATTTCGTGGAGGTCCGAACCCACGAGCGTTGAAAAGCTCGGGGATGACTTGTGGATAGCGGTGAAATTCCAATCGAGCTCGGAGATAGCTGGTTCTCCCCGAAATAGCTTTAGGGCTAGCCTCAAGGTTGAGAAATACGGAGGTAGAGCACTGAATATCCTAGGGGGCATTGCGCTTACCGAAGATTATCAAACTCCGAATGCCGTTATTTTATACTTGGGAGTCAGACTGTGGGTAATAAGATTCATAGTCGAGAGGGCAACAGCCCAGATCGTCAGCTAAGGTCCCTAAATGTAAGTTAAGTGGTAAAGGATGTGGGATTGCATAGACAACCAGGATGTTGGCTTAGAAGCAGCCACTCATTTAAAGAGTGCGTAATAGCTCACTGGTCGAGTGATCCTGCGCCGAAGATTACCGGGGCTAAAACTTACTACCGAAGCTACGATATCATTTATGATAGGTAGGGGAGCTTCCTATGCAGGCTGAAGCATGACCGTAAGGACGTGTGGACAGTATAGGAGTGAGAATGTTGGCATGAGTAGCGAGACGTGGGTGAGAATCCCACGGGCCGTAAACCCAAGGTTTCCAGGGGAAGGTTCGTCCGCCCTGGGTTAGTCGGGACCTAAGCCGAGGCCGAAAGGCGTAGGTGATGGACAACAGGTTGAGATTCCTGTACCACCGATAATCGTTTGAGAGATGGAATGACACAGTAGGATAAGCTAACCACACTGTTGGTTATGTGTGGCTAAGTACTGAGGCAGTCAAGGCAGGCAAATCCGCCATGATAATGCTGGGGTACGATGGGGAGCGAAATTAAGTAGCGAAGTAGCTGATTTCACACTGTCGAGAAAAGTTTCTATCGAGATTAAAGGTGCCCGTACCGCAAACCGACACAGGTGGGTGAGGAGAGTATCCTAAGGCCAGCGAGAGAACTGTTGTTAAGGAACTCGGCAAAATGACCCCGTAACTTAGGGAGAAGGGGTGCCACGTTAGGGTTAACGCCCGAGGTGGCCGCAGAGAATAGGCCCAAGCGACTGTTTACCAAAAACACAGGTTTCTGCTAAGTCGCAAGACGATGTATAGGAGCTGACGCCTGCCCGGTGCTGGAAGGTTAAGGGGATCTGTTAGGATTTATCCGAAGCAGTGAACTTAAGCCCCAGTAAACGGCGGCCGTAACTATAACGGTCCTAAGGTAGCGAAATTCCTTGTCGGGTAAGTTCCGACCCGCACGAAAGGCGTAACGATTTGGGCACTGTCTCAACAACAGACTCGGTGAAATTGTAATCCCGGTGAAGATGCCGGGTACCTGCGACAGGACGGAAAGACCCCATGGAGCTTTACTGTAGCTTGACATTGAATTTTGGTGCTACATGTACAGGATAGGTGGGAGGCTATGAAATCGGGACGCCAGTCTCGGTGGAGCTATCCTTGGGATACCACCCTTGTAGTACTGAGATTCTAACCAGATACCTTGAATCAGGTATTGGGACACTGTCAGGTGGGCAGTTTGACTGGGGCGGTCGCCTCCCAAAGAGTAACGGAGGCGCTCAAAGGTTCTCTCAGCACGGTCGGAAATCGTGCGTAGAGTGTAAAGGCAGAAGAGAGCTTGATTGCAAGACATACAGGTCGAGCAAGGACGAAAGTCGGACTTAGTGATCCGGTGGTTCCGCATGGAAGGGCCATCGCTCAACGGATAAAAGCTACCCTGGGGATAACAGGCTTATCTCCCCCAAGAGTCCACATCGACGGGGAGGTTTGGCACCTCGATGTCGGCTCATCACATCCTGGGGCTGTAGTAGGTCCCAAGGGTTGGGCTGTTCGCCCATTAAAGTGGTACGCGAGCTGGGTTCAGAACGTCGTGAGACAGTTCGGTCCCTATCCGTCGCAGGCGTAGGAAATTTGAGGAGACCTGTCCTTAGTACGAGAGGACCGGGATGGACGTACCTCTGGTGTACCAGTTGTTCTGCCAAGGGCATGGCTGGGTAGCTATGTACGGAATGGATAAGCGCTGAAAGCATCTAAGCGCG
The nucleotide sequence above comes from Paraclostridium bifermentans. Encoded proteins:
- a CDS encoding PTS, IIB, which codes for MNNIVVICEDINCGNKLQQSAKEFNYDVKFEIQNEDTIINEISEKDIKDASAVLFVINKGIEEVNEIERFIDVEYYEVEPCIALENPKQVISEIIADLN
- a CDS encoding CPBP family intramembrane glutamic endopeptidase; translation: MSNEVKYFFFIIFITCIMGFGVTIPLTQLGVLTYGSPIFMIFYALSGYSPAIAGILTVHKFYSKNDFSRFLKSCIDMKRSFKEYLYVLITILILWTTPFIVVCFFRDKYILLTYPLIFLTWIAPFMIFGGGLEEIGWRGFLLPKLLSKYSPLKSSLLIGLIWSCWHLPLWFVVGSPQQHLNFLPFALSCLASSFVLTFIYMETNSIWLCILFHALDNACSYVFKYSVDLHIIISISTAIVGLIILFISTKCIKNRLR
- a CDS encoding YdcF family protein; this encodes MFFIYLFPIITLSIFLISYFKDRRRLVNGLFFNIFLISFAISFTYLAFSTGNRILIVLFLILFIIFMIVSIFGIYALIFGLFLNAKIVMKKESRNLSNMLTLFLGLALVFHLILTFFNPEKFLPKDVTVFLGSFLLLEFYFLFSIFNFLMISLISQFNKPKKDQDFIIVLGSRVFGDKVPPLLASRIDRAITFYNEQSKVSFSPKIIFSGGQGPDEDIPEGLAMQKYALSKGIPSKDTIIEDNSVNTLQNMKFSKVIMDNLMPNGYKSIFVTNNYHVFRASIYARMANLKSNGLGSKTAIYFLPNALIREYIALVVMNKKRHMIIIVIIFVFSILLTLINHYFVFPA
- a CDS encoding cation:dicarboxylate symporter family transporter is translated as MNYTFFSEFLMVTNWLTLLSVGILIGLFFIVKKLTKKLNFTKLMISSIAMGIGLGLIIQFIAGFPNDPTKVTWLTEVSKWYGLFGYGFMDLLKMLVVPLVFVSIVRVIMNLKQGENLGKLTGRTIFMLLGTTAIAAAVGIIVGNLFKLGVGQEVANQATEQLREVTPVVDTLRGLLPSNPVDAMAQANVVAIVIFAGFIGIAIKRLSKKHADTIKPFVDLIEAFYKIIISISITVIKLMPYAVVALMASSIIDRGISSIVGVIDFILALYVSVAIMFIVHLIIISINGVNPIKYLKNASKPLILAFTSRSSLGTLPVTIETLNDNLKVDQGISSFVGSLGANMGMNGCAGIYPALMAVTVANMSGTTMNFSFYVMLLIVITISSLGIAGIPGTATMSVSVVISGMGLGAYFPLLGGIIAIDPILDMGRTMLNVNGAMASTIAVANSFDEIDKNSIE